Genomic segment of Aliarcobacter trophiarum LMG 25534:
ACCCTATTTTGGCACTTCCCATAGATGACCACACAAGACATGATTTTTCACAAACCGCAATTTTAGCAAAACATCTAAAAAGTACCTTTATCAAACCAGTTTTTAATAGCTTAAAAGCTTCAAATATTGTCAAATATGCTGGAAAAAACTTAGAATTTAGACAAAAAAATCCAAGAAAATTTACATATAGTGGAGAAAAAAGTTGCGATGTAATTTTAATAGATGATGTAATTACAACAGGAACAACAATTTTAGAAGCTAGAAAAACTTTAAAAAAACATAAGGTAAATGTACTTTTCGCTCTTACTCTATGTTCCTTTTTAAGTTAATCTTTACTATTTTTTTCTCTATTTTTCTTTTTAAATCATCAACCATTTTTAATTTATCTTCAAGATTTTGCCTATTTTCTTCTTTAAAATCTTCTTTATTTATCTTTTCCAAAAGTTTTATTTTTTTATCTTCAAGTTTTTGTATAGCTTCAAGTAAACTCTCTTCCTCTTTTTTATTTATCTCAAAAAACTCTTCTATATTATTTAGAAATTTATTAATCTTCATCTTCCTCTTCCTCATCTTCTAATATCATACTCTCATCAATAAACATTTTTTCTGTTATATTAAGTAAATTTTGACATAGAAGTATAGCAAAAGAGCTATCTTTTAATATTTTTGAACTAACTTTTGCATCTATTTTTCTATTTTCAAATAAATTATCTACTCTTTGATTTGCCATATTATCAAAAGATATAAGCTTATGTTGGATAGTTTTTATTTTATAAAGTTTATCTATATCATCAAAAGCATGATTTGAAATTATATTTTCTATCTCATTTATACAAATTATTAAAATATCTTTTATATTTTTATACTCTTGTTTTAGCTCTATATTTTCATTCTGAGTTCCAAGATTTAAGGCTTTATTTAAAGTCTTTATATTTTTTAAAAGTAGATATATTTTTTTTGTAAGTGCTTTACTTTTATCTAATACCTTCATATCTTCACTATTTATATATTTATTCGCAAAATCTAAATAATCTAAAATTTCATTATGAAGCTCTTTTATTTTTATTTTATAAAGTTTATTAATACTCTCTTTTTTTAGAGTTTTTTTATCTAAATTTTTTTTACTAATATAAATATCACTATTTATTGAAAGTTGATGTCTTATAGACTTTATTAATTTATTAAATAAAATTTCATTCTCTTTTTTAAGCCCACTTAAAATTGATTTTGAACTCTCCAAAGAACTAGCATCCAAGAATTCTAATTTTGACCATGATTTTACCTTTGGAATAAACATAGTTTTCATCTTCAAGATAATTTTATTCAAAAATGGAATCATTATTATTACAGCACTTAAATTAAAAATTGTAATAAATAGTGTAAGCTTTATCACATCACTTGAAATATCAAATTCTAAAGCTAAAAAATCTATAAAATTTATAATTGGAAATAGGAAAACTATACCAAAAACAGTAGCTATTAGATTTAAAATAAATTGGGTTAAAGCTAATCTTTTCCCATTTGAATTTGAGTTTAAGCTTCCTAAAATAGTTGTTGTTGTACTTCCTATTTTTCCACCAATAACTAAAGCAACTGCATTTAAAAATAGTATTTGACCACTTGCAAGTGCTACAAGAGTTATTGCAATACTAGCAGAGCTTGACTGTACAACAAAAGTCATAATAGCTCCTAAAATAAAAAACAAAAACATTGTTAAAAAACTATCATTTGAATAAGCCAATAAATCAACACTCTGTTTTAAATCATCAAAACCATTTACCATATAAGAAATTCCCAAAAATATAAAACCAAGCCCCAAAAGAATATTCCCAAAACCTTTTTGCTTTAAATTTTTTGAAAATCTAAAAAATATACCAAAAGCAATTATAGGCATTGCATAGTGTGAAATTTTTATTCTAAGCCCAAAAAGTGCTATTAACCAAGCAGTAGTAGAAGAACCTAAACTAGAACCTAAAAGCACATAAATAGCACTTTCAAGAGCAATTAATGATGTGGTTAAAAATGAGATTAAAATAACACTTGTAAGTGAAGAGCTTTGCACTATCGAACTTATTAGGAAACCATTTAAAATTCCCTTTGGCATACTATTTGTAAATTTTTCTAGAATTTTTTCTAAAAAACCACCAGAAAATAGCTTAAAACCATCTTCCATAAAAAACATTCCAACTAAAAAAATTGCAATTCCTGCAATAATTACCTTTGCACTCTCATAATTTAACACAAAGTATGCAAGAACCAAAAAAAGTAGCGGAAACATAAATCTTTTTATCATAGTCACCTCAATTTTTTAAGAAATTTTATAAAAATTTAATAGCATTAGTATATTATTTAAAATTTAACAAAAATTAAATCTCTTTTAAGATACACTTTTATCTTTAAAAGGAGCTAAATGCTAGGAATAATAGACTACAAAATGGGTAATCTAGCAAGTGTTTACAATGCTTGTTCTAAATTTACAAAAGATGTAAAAATCATAAAAACAAAAGATGATATAACAAAATGTGATAAGATTATTCTTCCAGGAGTTGGAGCATATAAAGATGCTATGAAATATTTAGAAAAAAATGGTTTAAAAGATGCTATTTTAGAATTCTCAAATAGTAACAAACCACTTTTAGGAATCTGCCTTGGAATGCAACTATTATTTGAAAGTAGTGAAGAGTTTGGTTATACGAAAGGTTTAGGCTTAATTGAAGGAAAAGTTATAGCTTTTAATAGAGATAAAACAAAAGAGTTAAAAATTCCACACATGGGATGGAATACTATAGAAACAAAAAACAATATATTATTTGAAGGTCTAAAAAACCCTTATTTATATTTTGTACACTCATTTCATACTGTTTGTGATGATAAATATATTATTGGAAAAACAACTTATGGGTATGAGTTTGCAAGTGCTGTAAACAAAAATAATATTTTTGGCTTTCAACCACACCCTGAAAAATCACACAATAATGGATTAAAAGTTTTAGAAAATTTTATAAATTTATAGGAGAGAAAAATGGATATATTACCTGCAATTGATTTAAAAGATGGAAAAGCAGTAAGGCTTAGTAAAGGAGTTATGGATAGTGCAAAAATCTATTCAGATGAGCCATGGCAAGTTGCTCGTAGATTTGAAGAATTAGGTTCAAAATGGGTTCATATAGTTGATTTAAATGGTGCTTTTATGGGAGAACCTGCAAATTTAGAACAGATAAAAAAAATAAGAGAAAATTGTAATCTAAAAATCGAATTAGGTGGTGGAATAAGAGATGAAAAAACTATTCAGATGTACCTAGAATTAGGAGTTGATAGATTAATTTTAGGTTCAATTGCATTAAAAGACCCACAATTTGTAAAAGATATGGCAAAAAAATATCCAATTGCAGTTGGTATTGATGCATTAAATGGAATGGTAGCAGTCGAAGGGTGGGCAGAAGTTTCAACAATACAAGCCACAGCTTTAGCAAAAGAGTTTGCAAATGCAGGCGTTGAAGCAATTATCTGTACAGATATCAGTAAAGATGGAATGCTTTGTGGAGTAAATGTAAACTTTACAGAAGAAATTGCGAAAGAAAGTGGGCTTTATACAATTGCAAGTGGTGGTGTAAAAGATATAAATGACATAATTTCTTGTAAGAAAAATGGGCAAATAGGTGGTGTAATTGTTGGAAAAGCTTTTTATGAGGGAACTTTAAATCTAAAAGAAGCATTTTCTATACTATAGTTAAATAATTTATTATTTAACTTTAGATAGAATCCAATCTTAATCACTAAACAAAGGTTTAAGATGGATTCAAACAAAAAAATAACACTAATTATATTCTCTTTAGTTGTTATTTTAACTTCTATTATAGTTGTAATAGTTGCCATTGGCTCAAGAGAAACAGGATATAATGGAGTTACAAATAAAGCTCACTTAACTGCTGAAGTAGTAAAAAAATCGCTTACTAGCCATATGTTAAATGGGAATATGGATCAAAGGGATGTATTTTTAAATAGTATTAGTTCTTTAAAAGATGTTCAATCTCTTTGGCTAGTAAGAGCAAAAAGTGTTAGTGAACAGTTTGGTCCATCACACTTAGCAAACGAAAATCCTAAAGACCAGATAGATATTGAAGTTTTAAACTCTGGAAAAGAAAAAATTATAATTAATGAGAGTCTTTATGGAGCAACCTTAAGAATTACAATTCCATATACTGCTTCTAGCTTTGATAAACCAAACTGTTTAGCCTGTCATAATGCAAAAGAGGGAGATGTTTTGGGTGCTATTTCACTTAACTTTGATATAAGTGAGGATAGAGGCTCAAATATCATGATTTTACTCTATATTATTTTAATCATTGGACTATTTTTAATCTTTTTTCTTATATTTATACAAAAAAAAATAGAACCATTTACAAACTCATTTAATAGTTTAGTACAAGTTTTAAAAAGAGTTCACGAGGGTGATTATAGTGTAAGAGCTCAAGCAGGTATTTTAAAAGAGGATAAGGAAGCTAGTTTATGGCTAAATGAATTAATAGAAAAGCTAGAAACTGTACTAACTGGAATAGAGAAAAATCTAACATCTTTTGTACATAACCGTGCTAGTAATGTAAACCACGATAAGCTAATAAGTGCAAAAGATATTATAGAAGATATTAGTGAGATTTATCACTACAAAAAAACTATTGAAAATGATTTTAGTATTGATGATATATATTATAGATTAATTAGTGTTTTAAGGGATAAACTGGGAATCAAACACTTTATTATTTTTGAGACTGATTTGGTAAAAGATGAGAGAAAAACAATTTTTTCTGCACCAAATACAAAACCTTATTGTAGCCTTGAGAAAAGTATAAAAGAGAGTTGTAGAGCAGAAAGAATAAATAGTATTGTCTCTTCTGAAAATTTCTCTGAAATTTGTAGAGTAGCAAAATGCAATAAAGATGAGCAACATATTTGTATTCCATTTTATATAAACGATCAAACAAATATAACAATACATATAGTTTCAAACTCAAAAGAAGAATTAAACAACTTAAAGTATCAAATAGGAATTATCAAAAAATATTTAGAAGAGACAAAACCTATTTTAGAAAGTAAACTTCTAATGGATGCTTTAAGACAAAAAAATCTCACAGACTCTCTTACAGGACTATATAATAGAAAATACCTAGATGAAATTGTAGAGAAAAAACTAGCTCTTGATGTTAAAAATGGAGTTATCTACTCAATTATGTTTTTAGATATTGACTATTTTAAGATGGTAAATGATAGTTATGGCCACGATATTGGAGATGATATTTTAAGAAAATTAGCAATTACCATGAAAAAATCAATTGGTCCTAATGAGACTTTAATTAGATATGGTGGAGAGGAGTTCTTGATTCTTAAAAAAGATGCCACACAAGAGAATACAAAAGAGCTAGCAGAAAAGATTAATAATGAATTCTCAAAAATTGTATTTAACTATGGTGGAGATAACTTCACTAAAACTGTAAGTATTGGATACTCTTTCTATCCAATAGATACAGATCAATTTTGGAAATGTATTAAGTTTGCAGATATTTCACTGTATGAAGCAAAGGCAACTGGAAGAAATAGAGTTGTAAAATTCTCTAAAGATATCCTAAAAAATGGTGATAAACTAGACTACTAATATAAAAAAGGCAAAGCCTTTTTTATTAAGTTAATAACTCAAAATTAATATATTATTATATCGTTTATGATATTTTAACTATTTAACCACTCTTTAACTATACTATTTTTATCAAAAAGTTTTGTCTTAGCTCGTGCAATACTTGCAATAGATAGTATCTCTTTTGTTGCTTTGTGGATATTATCATTTATAATTAAGTAATCATAATCAAGAAATTCACAAATCTCACTCTTCGCACTTTCAACTCTTTTTTCAATAATCTCTTTAGTATCTGTATCTCTTGCTACTAATCTTTGTTCTAAAATCTTCAGTGTAGGAGTTGTTATAAAAACAGAAGTTATCAAATTTCCCAATTTTTCTCTTAAAATTTTATGCCCTTGAACATCTATATCAAAAACTACAAGTTTTCCATCATTTAAAGCTTTAGTAATTGGTTCTAACATAGTTCCATAATAGTTATTATGAACTCTTGCATACTCCAAAAAATTCCCAGCTTCTATATTCTTTTCGAACTCTTCAATTGTTACAAAATGATAATCAATCCCATCTTCCTCTTCGCCTCTTATATCTCTTGTAGTTGTAGAGATAGAGAAATAATAGTTTGGTATATTTTTATATATCTCTTTTAAAAGTGTAGATTTCCCGCATCCAGATGGACCTGAAATAATTAAAATTGCACCTTTAATCTCTTTTATCATTTTTATTCCTTTCTAATAGTTCCATTTTATAGAAACTTAAATATAACCTATTTTATAGATATATTTATATCAATAGACTCACCACTTATCAATTTATCAATTATTGTTTGATCAAGTTTTGTAAGAAGAGGTCTTAACTCATCAACTTTAAATTTATTTAAAACTAAATTATATTTGTGGTTATCCAAAGAGAACTCATAATCTTTTACTTCATCTAAAGCTTCATCTATTATCTCGCTTATATCTTTCCAATCAGTTTCTTCTTCTATCTCTTTTTTATTATCTTTTAAAATTGTATTAATTTTATTTAATTCAAGATTATCTAAAACCCCACCTTTTTGTAATGCACTTAAACTAACAATACTCTCATCTTCTTCTATCTCATCAAAAGAGTCATCAACAAAGCTTAAATCACTGAAATCATCACTATCATCTAAAGTGTCATTTATAAAATCAACTACAGGTAGAACTAAATCCTCTTCCTCAAGAGAGATAAATTTTGATAAACTCTTATTCTCTTTTTGTTCATTTATCAAAAACTCTATCTGCTCTTTTAAAATTGCTTCTAGCTTTGTAGGTAAGAATGGTCTTGGAATTAAAAAATCTCTCTGCTTTTCAAAGCTTAGCTCTTCTGAGCTAATTGCTCCTAATCTATATGTTTGTGCTTTTATCTTATTAAATTTATTATCAATAAATGGCTGATCCACTATTATTAAATCATATTTACTCTCAATACTATTCGTTTTTTGAACACTTAAATCTATTTTTAACCTCTTACAAACAAGTATAAAAATATGTTCTATTATTGCTGTATCACAAATAAGAAGGATTTTCACTTTTTAATCTCCTTTAAATTTAACTCTTCAAGCTTAAAAACTCTATCACATCTAAAGGCCAAATCCTCTTCATGAGTTACTAAAATAAGTGCTGCATCATTCTCTTTTATATATTTAAAAAGAGTACTCATAACTATACTTGCTGTTTCTTTATCTAAATTTCCTGTTGGTTCATCTGCAAATATTATTTTTGGTTTTTTCATTAAAATTCTAGCAATTGATAATCTTTGTTGTTGTCCACCACTTAACTCACCAACACCTTGATTTAAAACATGTGTAATATTTAACTCTTTTAAAAGGTTATAATCAACCTCTTCATGGCTTAATAGTGTTGCAATATTTAAATTTTCAATGGCACTAAATCCTCTAAATAAATAGTGAGCTTGAAAGATAATACCAAAATCATCTCTTCTTATTCGTAAAAGTTCATTCTGTTTTAGAGAGTACAAATCTTTACTTTGAAAAACAACATCTCCAGTTGTTGGCTTTAAAAGTGAAGATAATATATTTAAAAGAGTAGATTTTCCACTTCCACTTGTTCCAATTATTGCTACTGACTCTTTTTTATGTAAATTTATATTTATATTTTTAAAAAGTTCATAATCAAAACTGTGAGATAGATTTTTTGCTTCAAGTAGTAAGGGTGCAAGGAGTGGTCTGTTATTTCTTTCTTCACTCATTGCATATCCTTTTTATAATAGTTTTTTAAAACTATAGATTATTTACCCATTTGTTTTGCAACTTCAGCTGCAAAATCTTCTTCTTTTTTCTCAATTCCTTCACCTAATTCAAATCTTACATAGCCTGTAATTTTGATTGATGCATCAACTTCTGCAATTGCTTGTTCAACTGTTTGTTTATCATTCATTACATAAGCTTGAGATAAAAGTGCAAATCTTCCATCTAATTGAGTATTATCAGCAATAAATCTCTCAATTTGTCCTGGAATAATATTTGCCCAAATTTTTTCAGGTTTTCCAGAAGCTCTTAATTCATCTTCGAATCTTGCTTTTGCTTGAGCAATTGCAGTATCAGTTAATTGAGATTTTGAAACAAAATCTGGAATTTTCTTTTGTGGTTTTCCTAATCTTCTTAACTCATCATTTTCAGCTTCAATTTCAGCTCTAATAGCTCTGTTTTCACTCTCAACAAAAGCTGGATCTAAATCTTTATAAGAGATAACTGTTGGTTTCATAGCACTTGCGTGCATTGCTATATTTCTTAAAAGTGCAGTTGCTTTCTCTTTTACACTAGCATCACAAGAAGCTGCTAAGATAACTCCTGTTCTTCCAGTTACATGCACATAACCATTTACAACTTGACCTTCAACACTTTGCAATTTTCTAGCAACTAAATTTTCACCAATAGTTGCAATTTTTTCTGCTAAATATGTTGGAAACTCTTGTCCATTTATAGTTGAACTATTTAGAGTAGTAGCATCATTTATATTTTTTGCAAATGCATGAGTTGTAATCTCTTTTGTGATATTAATAAAGTTTTCATTTTTTGCAACAAAGTCTGTTTGAGAGTTTAACTCTAAAATTACAGCTTTTGTGTTATCACTATTTATTTCAATAGCAATAAGACCTTCAGCAGCAACATTTCCAGCTTTTTTTGCAGCTTTTCCAAGCCCTGCTTCTCTAAGAGCCTGAACTGCTTTATCTAAATCTCCACCAGTCTCATTTAATGCATTTTTACAATCCATCATTCCAGCACCAGTTAGCTCTCTTAACTCTTTGATTAATTGTGGAGTTGCTGCCATTATGCCTCTTCTCCTTCACCAAAGTTAATCTCTTCTCCTTCAGCTACTGCTTCAGCTATAAGTTCATCTTGCTCAGCTTGAGAAATAGGTTCTCCTGAAGTTTCTTCACCACTTTCAGCTAATACAGCTTTACCTTCATTCATAGCAGCTGCCATTTCATTACAGAATAAGTGAATACTTCTAATTGCATCATCATTTCCTGGAATTGGTAAATCAACAACATCTGGGTCACAGTTTGTATCAAGAGGAGCTACAACTGTAATTCCTAATCTTCTAGCTTCTGCAATAGCAATTTTTTCTTTAACTGCATCAAGTACAAACATCATATCTGGAAGTTTGTGCATCTCTTTAATTCCACCAAGATAAAGCTCTAATTTCTCCTCTTTTCTTGTAAGCATTAAAGCCTCTTTTTTTGTAAGAAGATCTAACTGTCCCTCTTCTCTCATTTTTTTAATAATCTCTAATTTTCTAATTGATTTTTTGATTGTTCCAAAGTTTGTAAGCATTCCACCTAACCATCTGTGGTTTACATATGGCATTCCACAAGATTCAGCAGCTTTTTTGATAGTTTCACTAGCTTGTTTTTTAGTACCAACAAAAATCATTGTTTGACCTTCAGCCGCTCTATCTCTTACAACATTATATGTATATCTGAAATATCTTAATGTTTTTTGTAAATCTATAATATAGATATTTTTTCTAACACCGAAAATGAATTTTTTCATTTTTGGATTCCATCTTCTTGTTTGGTGTCCGAAGTGTACACCACACTCTAATAGGTCTTTCATTGTAACCATGTTAATTCTCCTTGAATTATGTTTGTTTTTATTTTTTTCTAGGGTTTAGCCTCTGTATCCCTTAATGCTAAGATTTAAACTTAACACAACCCGAGCAAGGATTGATACATGTGAGGTACTACTTCCAAAAATTTGGAAAATAGAACTGCGATTATATCTAAAAAATATTAAAAGTTGTTTAAGATATATTACTTATAAAAGTTTAACTTTAATATATAGATCTAAATAAGATATAAAGTTTATCTACTATTTTATATATTAAAGCTGTAGAGATTTTTAACTATTTAAGAAGATTTAATATCTCTTTCTTATCGCTAAAAGCTATTTTTTTATCTTCTATTATTTGAGTTGCCTCATCACCCTTTCCAAGTACCAAGACTACACTATTTTTATTTGTTAAATTTAAAGCCTTTTTTATAGCCTCTTTTCTATCAGCTTCCACAAAAACATTTGACATATCTTCTATTCCACTTAAAATATCTTTTATAATCTCATTTGGGTTTTCAAATCGTGGATTATCACTAGTTACCACTACATATTTTGAGTATTTCTTTGCAATTTGACCCATAAGTGGTCGTTTTGCACTATCACGGTTACCACCAGCTCCAAAAACACAAACTATATCCTTATTTAGAAAACTTTTTAAAACCTCTTCCATTCCATCAGGAGTATGAGCAAAATCAACTATTACCAAAGGTTCTGTAGAAACAACTTCTACTCTTCCACTAACACCTTTAAAATCTTTCAATGCTTCACAAATATCATCTATTGGTTTTTTTGTCGCTAAATAAACAGCTGCTATACTTGCTATTTGATTATATATATTAAAAACTCCCAAAAGATTTGAAGAAAAACTATAGTTTTTATCTAAAAAACTGAACTCTACACTAAGTTTTTTATCTATTTTATAGTTTAAAACCTTGAAATTTGATAGTTTTTCTAATGAATATGTAAAAGAATTTTTCTGATTGTATTTTAGAACCTTATCATCTATATTTACAAGCTTTAAACTTTCATCACTTAAAAATGAATTTTTCACATCAATATACTCTTCTATAGAGTTATGAAAATCTAAATGATCTCTAGTAATATTTGTATGAATCTTTAAAAAAAACTCTAAGCCTTCTACCCTATTTTGAGAAATTGCATGAGAGCTTACTTCCATAATAAAAAAAGAACAAGAGTTTTTCATAGCTTTTTGTATATTTGCAAAGTTTCCTAATTGTACTGGAGTCGTAAGAGAATACTCCTCTACTTGAACACCATTAATAAAGAATCCTCTAGTTCCTTGAAGAGCAACTTTATAACCCAGATTTAAAAGAAGAGTATAAATTGTTGTAGCAGTAGTAGTTTTACCATTTGTCCCTGTAATTCCTATAATTTTTATGCTACTCATATCTAAATAATTCTTTAAATTTTCAGAAGAGATAGTTTCATAACCACTACTCTTTGCCATCTCTTCAAAAATCTCATTCTGTTTTGAAACTACAAAAGTAGAGCCACTTTTTAGCTCTTTTGTATTGTCTGTAAATATTTTATTCTCTATTTCTAGTATCATTTTGTCTCTCTTGTAGTTTTTCATATAGTTTCACTATCTCTTTATCATAGATAAAATACTCATTAAATCCCTCTAGATAATTGTAAGCTGTTGAGTTAAAACCATTCTCTATTAATCTATTAATAAAATCATAAAAATCCTCTTTTTTTTCAATAGCAACTTTTGTAGAGAACATGATATCTTCAAAAGCTACTTTAAAAGAACCTCTTTTTTCTATTAAAGCTTTAAACTCTTCATACTTTATAGCATTTAAATCTTCTACTGTTTGCCTATTTATATCTTTTAGAATACTCATCATCTTTTCTATATTTCCATCATAAGCCTCTATTGTATCTTCCATATATTTTATAGCATCTTGCAGATTTTCATCTTTTAAAATAGAAAAATAGTCATATAGTGCCATAGCTTTTTGTATATCTTCAAAAGCAATATCACATAAAAGAATATATATTTTGTACTCTTTATTATCTGGAAAACTACTATATAGTTGTGAATATATAAAAAGTGCTTCACTAAATCTTTTTTGAAAAAATAGTGAATTTGCCTCTTCTAATCTCTTTTTTTTATTTATCAATTTAATCCTCTAAATAATCACTTTTCCCAATAGGAACATTTACTATTTTTAAATCTGGATGAATAGCTTCTTTTAGATTTTTTTCTACCACATACTTTAAAGTGCTTCCACTAGCACTACATCCAACACATGCACCTTTTAGTTGTATATAAATTTTTGCATTTTTTATAGCCAATAGTTCTATTGCTCCACCATCTCTTGCTATCATTGGAGCTATTTTTATTTTTATAATATTGCTTACAGGCTCTTGTAAATCTTCATCTGTAAATGGAAACATATTTTAATCCTTTTTTTTCTCAAACCTCTTTACAAGAAATATTCCAATAGCAATAAATATTAAAATTACCGCTATTGTTTGAAATATAAATGTAAGAGTAACTTCATTTTCAAACATTATTTTACTACTTCTTCACATCTAGAACAAAGAGACTCTTCATTTTTTGAAGTAAATTTCCAACATCTAGGACATTTATATCCACTAGATTTAAATATTTTAAACTCTTTTTCATCTATTTTAAAACTTCCTAATATTTCACTATTTGAAGTAGTACTTGAAACATTACTTATTTTACTAACCAAGAACCAATCACTTGATTCAACCTCATCTAAAGCCAAAAACTCTTCACTATTTGTACTAATTTCTAACTCTAGTGTAGATTTAATTATCTTTTCTTTGCTTAAACTATCTTTAATTTCAGAGAATTTCTCTTTTGCTTCTATAAATAGCTCTTCGTCAACAGTAAGTTCAATTTTAGGAAGTTCAAACTTTTTGAAATCAAAAATATTTTTTGCATCTTCTTTTATAATACTTGGTGCAAACTCCAATAGCTCATCCATAGTATAAGTTAAGATGCAAGCTAATGTACCTATTAGTTTTTTTGTAATAATAGCCATTGCACTTTGACTTGCAACTCTATGAATATCATCTTTACTATCACAATACAATCTATCTTTACAAACATCTAAATATATTCCAGATAAATCAGCTACTAGGAAGTTATTTAATCTATTTAAACCTTTTGAAAATTCATAAACTTTAAAACTAGACTCAATATCATCAAAAACTCTTTTAGCTTTTGATAAAATCCATTTATCTAAAACACCCATTTTTTCAACTTCAACTATCTTTTCAAGACCATCTATATTTGCTAATAAAAATCTTGCAGTATTTCTTATTTTTCTATAAAGTTCTGCATTTTGTTTTAAGATATTATCAGAAATCTTAAGATCACTTTGATAATCACTCATAGCAACCCAAACTCTTAAAATCTCACTTCCATACTCTTTTAAAACTTTATCAGGAGCTACAACATTTCCTTTAGATTTACTCATTTTTTCACCTTTTTCATCAACAGTGAATCCATGAGTTAATATAGATTTATATGGTGCAACTTCACTTGAAGCAAGTGTTGTTAAAAGAGAAGATTGGAACCAACCTCTATGTTGGTCACTTCCTTCAAGATACATATCAGCTGGGAATGTTCCAGCATCATAGTTTCCACTTCTTAAAACTGCATTTTGAGTACTCCCACTATCAAACCAAACATCTAAAATATCTAAAGTTTTCTCTAAATCATCAGGATTTAAGCCACTTGCTGGATTTAATAAATCTTTAATCTCCATATCATACCAAGCATCACAACCAAATTTTTCAAAAATCATAGCTGTATAGTTTAAAACTTTTTCATCAAAAACTATCTCATCTGTTTTTTTATTTCTAAAAAATGCAATTGGAACTCCCCAGTCTCTTTGTCTTGAGATACACCAATCAGGTCGTCCCTCAAGCATCGCTTTTAATCTATTTCTACCCCATTCTGGATAGAATTTA
This window contains:
- a CDS encoding ABC transporter ATP-binding protein, producing MSEERNNRPLLAPLLLEAKNLSHSFDYELFKNININLHKKESVAIIGTSGSGKSTLLNILSSLLKPTTGDVVFQSKDLYSLKQNELLRIRRDDFGIIFQAHYLFRGFSAIENLNIATLLSHEEVDYNLLKELNITHVLNQGVGELSGGQQQRLSIARILMKKPKIIFADEPTGNLDKETASIVMSTLFKYIKENDAALILVTHEEDLAFRCDRVFKLEELNLKEIKK
- the tsf gene encoding translation elongation factor Ts: MMAATPQLIKELRELTGAGMMDCKNALNETGGDLDKAVQALREAGLGKAAKKAGNVAAEGLIAIEINSDNTKAVILELNSQTDFVAKNENFINITKEITTHAFAKNINDATTLNSSTINGQEFPTYLAEKIATIGENLVARKLQSVEGQVVNGYVHVTGRTGVILAASCDASVKEKATALLRNIAMHASAMKPTVISYKDLDPAFVESENRAIRAEIEAENDELRRLGKPQKKIPDFVSKSQLTDTAIAQAKARFEDELRASGKPEKIWANIIPGQIERFIADNTQLDGRFALLSQAYVMNDKQTVEQAIAEVDASIKITGYVRFELGEGIEKKEEDFAAEVAKQMGK
- the rpsB gene encoding 30S ribosomal protein S2, which translates into the protein MVTMKDLLECGVHFGHQTRRWNPKMKKFIFGVRKNIYIIDLQKTLRYFRYTYNVVRDRAAEGQTMIFVGTKKQASETIKKAAESCGMPYVNHRWLGGMLTNFGTIKKSIRKLEIIKKMREEGQLDLLTKKEALMLTRKEEKLELYLGGIKEMHKLPDMMFVLDAVKEKIAIAEARRLGITVVAPLDTNCDPDVVDLPIPGNDDAIRSIHLFCNEMAAAMNEGKAVLAESGEETSGEPISQAEQDELIAEAVAEGEEINFGEGEEA
- a CDS encoding UDP-N-acetylmuramoyl-L-alanyl-D-glutamate--2,6-diaminopimelate ligase; the encoded protein is MILEIENKIFTDNTKELKSGSTFVVSKQNEIFEEMAKSSGYETISSENLKNYLDMSSIKIIGITGTNGKTTTATTIYTLLLNLGYKVALQGTRGFFINGVQVEEYSLTTPVQLGNFANIQKAMKNSCSFFIMEVSSHAISQNRVEGLEFFLKIHTNITRDHLDFHNSIEEYIDVKNSFLSDESLKLVNIDDKVLKYNQKNSFTYSLEKLSNFKVLNYKIDKKLSVEFSFLDKNYSFSSNLLGVFNIYNQIASIAAVYLATKKPIDDICEALKDFKGVSGRVEVVSTEPLVIVDFAHTPDGMEEVLKSFLNKDIVCVFGAGGNRDSAKRPLMGQIAKKYSKYVVVTSDNPRFENPNEIIKDILSGIEDMSNVFVEADRKEAIKKALNLTNKNSVVLVLGKGDEATQIIEDKKIAFSDKKEILNLLK
- a CDS encoding NifU family protein — encoded protein: MFPFTDEDLQEPVSNIIKIKIAPMIARDGGAIELLAIKNAKIYIQLKGACVGCSASGSTLKYVVEKNLKEAIHPDLKIVNVPIGKSDYLED